In Lysinibacillus sp. 2017, the DNA window TCTTGATAATTGTAAATGCGATGCCCTGAAGAAGGATTCTTTTCTGGTCGTAATAAACCAATTTCATCATAGTAATGTAAAGTAGGAATAGGTATTCCTGTTTTTTCTGAAAACTCCCCAACGGAAAACTTGTTATTGTTATTCATCAAAATTCCTCCTAACAAAAGTATAAGTTCATTATAAAACCTCAAGTAACTTGAGGTTCAAGGGATAAATTTGAAATTGATATATTGTCACAATGAGCGGTTCAATCACTAAAATAAAGAAACCTTCCATTGTCATTAAAACAACCTTCTTTCATAAGTATCTTGTTTATTATTATTACAACTATTGTAATTTTATATTTAAATTCCTATAAAGTGAAGTCGAGTGTTGTTAAATATTTCAAAATATAACTTAGGAAGCATACAAATAAAATCTAATAAACGTTCAATGCCACTTAGGGAATGTTTTTTCACTATTCAATAAAAAGCAGGTCAATGTAAAGATATCTTTACATTGACCTGCTTTTATTATAATATACATGTAAAGATATCTTTACTTTTTTGTGGAGGTGCAAATTTGAAAGTAATTAATCACATCAAAGAAATCCGATTAAAAAAAGGCATTACACAAGTACAAATGGCAGAGGATTTACAAATCACTAGACAAACTATAAATGCAATTGAAAAAAACAAGTATAATCCTAGCCTTGAGTTAGCACTAAAACTGGTGAAGTATTTTGATGTACCGATTGAACAGTTATTTTATTTAGATGAAATGGAGGGGAAATAAATGTCACCTAAGAAGTTGCAAATAATTACTTGGATTGTAATTATAGGGTGTTTTTTGATAGGTGGGTTATTGGGGATTTATTTGATAGGAAAAGAAACAGGGCGATTTAATTATGACTTATTATTGCCAATTTGCCTTGGTACATTTGGTGGTTTTCTAATTTTTATCGTATTTTCAAAGTTCAAGCAAAAAAGAAATGGAAATGTGCCAGATATTGATGAGCGTAGTGTGTCATTAATTCAGAAGTATTTTTTGATTGCACTTTATGTTATTTTATTGGCTAGTGGTGCTGCGTTACTCATTGCCTATTCACTGGGAATCGAATATATCGAAACAGGTTTATTAATTTTCTGTTTGTTCGGTTTGTATACTATACTTGGTCTAGGTACTTTAGTAGTGAAAAGATTATAAAATGATAATCTAATTTAACATAGTAAGTTCTCTTCAACCATGCGGCACGATTGTTGGAGAAGCGTCATTAAATTCAAAGTTCTTAGTTCATTAAAGATTTATAAAATATGCAGAATCATACAAAATAACGTTTCCAAATTAAAGTTAGGTAACCAATAACCATGTCTAACTTTTAGGGGTCACTTCATTTCCGGATGGTTGGCGTCTATAGCGTTTATTCTTGCTCCATTCAGTATTCTTATTAATTTATTTATAGGGGTATTCAGAATGTTTGACTTATTCTTCTCACTTGGTCTTTGTGGAATTGGAATATTTATAGCGATGGGGATGTTCGTCGCAACAAAAGCTCTAACTAAAGGATTTATTCGCTATTTGAAATTTAACATTACTTTTGTGAAGGGTGGTTTGAAGCATGGGTAAAAAATTATCAATCCTTGCGTTGCTTCTTTTACTAATTGGCGGTATCGGCAGTTTCATTACGTTTTCCCAAACCAATCAAGAAGAAACCACGACAGAGAAAACAGTGAGTTCTGATATGGTGAAAGAGGTCTACATTCAAACGGACAATGCAACTGTAGAAGTTCTTCCTACTTCGGATTCAGAAATTAAAGTAGAGCATGTAACAAAAGGTGTGGATGTTTCTAAGTTGGATTTTAATGCCGAAGTAAAAGGGAATAAGCTTACCATTAGATTAAAAGAGCGCAACAGTAGTTTCAGCATTGACTTTAATATTCAATCCTCTCATTTATACGTTTATGTCCCGCAAAAATCGTATTCTTCCTTTGTCGTCGATAATGATAATGGAAAAGTGAAAATGTCAGAGCTGAATATAAAGAATTTGAAAGTGAAAACGGATAATGGTCGTATTGAATTAAATAAGATTGTAGCAGAAAACGTTGACGTAAAAAGTGCAAATGGCAAGTTGGAGCTTAATGATGTAGAAGGAAATCTCAAGGGTTCCTCAAATAATGGTAAAATATCGCTCACTACAAAAGACTTAGATCGGAACATACAATTAGAGAGCGACAATGGTAAAATTACGATTAAAACGGATAAGGAACCGACTAATACCACCTTTAAAATATCTGCAGACAATGGGGAAATCAATATTCTCGATAAATATCAGGGGAATGCAGTCATAGGAAAGGGAGAAAATCTAGTTGATCTAGAATCGAATAACGGCAAAATCGAAGTGATAAAATAAAAAGAGGATTGTAGAGAGAATGTAAATCGTCGGATTTATAAAAAAGCCTGATTATATGCTATTTTCCGCCGTTAAAAATGGTATAATGACTAGATGACATAATTAGTTAGAGGAAGATGACCAATGACATTTGAGGAAATTTTACCGTGCTTAAAAAATGGAGAGAAAATTATTCGTAAAGGCTGGGGCGGAGCAGAGCTATATGTAAAGTATGTGCCGCAAACGACATTAGATGGTTTATCGATGAACCCGTATTTTGTTATTAATGTGACAGGTGAAGGCTATACGATGTTTACACCAACAGTATGTGATATTTTAGCGGACGATTGGGAAGTCGTAACAGCGTAATACTAAGAGCTGACTTGTATCTAGCAGGTCAGTTCTTTTTATGGAGGATAAATAAATGAATAATCGTTTTGAAAACAACGTAGTACTTGTAACGGGAGCTGCATCTGGTATTGGACGAGCGCAGGTGAAGGCATTTTTACAGGAAGGTGCTAAAGTAATAGGAATTGACATTCAGAAAAGCGATGTCGTGGAGGAAAGCTACTCGCATTTTGTAGGGAGTGTGACGGATCAGGAATTCCTTGAGCAAACAATTGCACAAATCGAACAAATAGATATTTTATGTAATACGGCAGGTATGCTAGACGGCTATGCGAAATCACTGGAAACGGATGAAGCTCTTTGGGATCGTATTTTTAATGTGAATGTAAAAGGTATGTATTTCGTGACGAATGCAACGCTGAAAAAAATGCTACCACGTAAGCAAGGCATCATTATTAATATGGCTTCCATTGCTGGTCTTATTGCAGGTGGTGGTGGTGCAGCATATACAGCTTCTAAGCATGCTGTTATAGGTTATACAAAGCAGCTGTCGTACGATTATTGTCGAGACGGGATACGTGTAAACGGCATTGCCCCTGGAGCAATTGAAACGCCGATGAATGCTGCAGATTTTGAAGGGACTGGCGAGATGGCGAAATGGGTTGCTGAGCAAACACCAGCAAAACGTTGGGCAAAGCCTGAGGAAGTTGCGAACCTTACGTTATTTTTAGCAAGTGAAGCAAGCGATTATATGCACGCAACGATTATGCCGATAGATGGCGGCTGGATGAACAAGTAAAGATGAATATTGCCATTATTTACTTTTTCCTTCATAATAGAAAGGTGCAAAAGCACACTATGGCACTTTGGCAGAGTACTAGCACTCTTGCTCCTTTGGTCATAGTTATTAGTAAAATAGCAAAAAGCTATTTTATAAAGGAGGAAATTTAAATAATGGCAACTTCTGTTTCAACGTCACGTGTTAGCGTGCATGAAACGGCTAAGGTGGCTATCATTGCTTCGCTTTATGTGGCAGTGACACTTGTTTTAGCTGTGATTAGTTTCGGTGCTGTTCAATTAAGACTATCCGAAATGTTTAACTATTTAGCACTTTTCCATAAACGTTATATTATGGCGGTAACGCTTGGCGTAGTTATCGCAAATTTCTTATCACCGATGTGGTGGGTTGATGTACCGGTAGGTGGTATTGCGACATTCATTGCATTGATGATTTGTCGAATGCTAACAAAAAATATGAAAAGCTTGGTGTGGAAATTGATTGTAACCGGCATAATTTTTACAGCCTCGATGTTTACAGTAGCTGCACAAATCACGATCATATTTAATGCACCATTTTGGCCAACATATGGCATGGTAGCAGTCGGTGAAGCCTTTTCAATGCTAGTAGGTGGCATCACAATTTATTTATTACAGAAGAAAATTGATTTTACTAAATAACAGCTCCAGCCTCGCAAATTTAAGCGGGGCTTTTCTATTGGGCTTATATAATACTATTTTAAAAATAGTTAGAAACCCGAATCAGTATTTGATGAATCAATATGCAGCCATCTAGGGTGCATGTTACTGGGATTTTTACATAACATGAATTAACACGATTCTGGAGGATTCCAATGCAGTATTTACCTATTATTCTTTCTTCTCTTTGTACAGGCTTAGGCGCCATTCCTGTTTTGTTAATTAAAAACGTTTCCCATAAAGGAAAGGATACATTGCTCGCTTATACAGCAGGCATAATGGTTGCCGCTTCCGCCTATGGTTTAATTCCATCTGCTCTCAAACTATCGAACATTACTGTATTGGTTATAGGGATACTGATCGGTACGTTTGTCCTCACGCTATTAGAAAGTATAATTCCACATGTTGATTTAGAGCATTCACGTAAACCGGCGACTAATTCGAGAGCAATCGTTTTGTTTTTAGTTGCCATGTCTTTACATAACTTGCCTGAGGGTTTATCAGTCGGTATTAGTAATGTACGCAATGGACAGGAGTTGGGGGTACTTGTTGCGATTGCAATTGGACTTCAAAATGTACCAGATGGCTTTTTAGTTGCCCTGTTTTTAGTGACACAAAATGTGAAACGTAGTAAGGCCATTTTTTTGGCTACCTTGACAGGAATCATTGAAATGTGTGCTGGATTAATTGGTATATTATTTGGAGAATCGTTTGAATATATTGTCCCTTATGGCCTTGCTTTTGCTGCAGGTTCAATGCTCTTTGTTGTTTATAAAGAATTAATTCCAGAGAGTCATGGAGATGGCAATGAAAGAGCAGCAACAATCGCCTTCATTTTCGGCTTTCTGACAATGGTGATTTTAACGGATTGGTTTCGATAACAATATTAATCTCCCCAATAATTTTCCATTAAAGAGATGGACCAATTCGGTTGTCTTACTTCACCTTTAGGTAGGAATTCCTTCATTACTGGCTTCATGTCGATAATGGGCGTTCCATCTATTGCATCTAATCCTTTAACAATTAAAGCCCGCTCTTTAACGTCAACCAGTTCAACCATAGTTACGCCCAATTTATTTGGTCTATTTTTTCCCCGTTGAACGAAGATCCCAACCTCAGGATATGCTTGATTGTTTCTTGGATGTCTTGCTTCATATTGAATTTGATGATCGGATACTTTATCAAAGTAAAAAATGATTTCTAAATGCGAGAATTCATTGATACCTTTTAATGATGAAGTATTAATATTTTCTGCAAGTTCAATTGTTGATAAGATGGAACCCCAATTATCATCCGCAATCTCTTTTCGATTATTATTTACATAAGCTACGGGCTGGATTGAATACTGCATTTGCTGTTCCTCCTTATTTGAATAAAAAATCCCATTATTTTCATATTCATCATACCAACTACAATATATAAAAGATAATATTCATCTATTATATAGTGTCATAACTTTGTCTTATGGAGCAGCGGGGGAGAATGGGAAATTTTAAATCAAATAATTGTAACCTTTTCTAAACCTCAAACGAATAATGAGTGAACAGATTGAGGAGGGATAAGCTTGATTGATCGAAAGGACTTAGAATCGAGTATCGTTGAGATTTACCACAAACATTATTTAGACGTATTTCGATTTCTTATTTGTTTTTCAGGAAATCAAAACGATGCAGAGGACTTGACGCAAGAAGTATTTATTCGTGTATTAAAAAACTTACCAAATTTTAAAGAAGGCAACAATCTAAAGACATGGATCTTCTCCATCGCCAAACATGTAGCAGTAGACCATTATCGAAAAAAGAAGTTTACCGCTGTCTTTAAGGAAGGGTTTTTCACGCAATTAGAGTCTAAAGACAAAAAGCCTGATGAAGAGGTTGAAATTTCTGAAATGGAACAAATGGTGCATGCAGCGATTTCTAAATTAAAGCCAAAATATAGGGCGGTCGTCATTTTGCGCGGCATCAATGAATGCTCCATCAAGGAGACGTCGGAAATTCTACAATGTAGTGAATCAAAAGTGAAAGTAGATTACCACAGAGCATTGAAAGACCTGAAAGGAAAATTGAATATTGGCGTAGAGGGGGTTTTGACAAATGTTAAATGAAAAAGAACTATTTCAAATGATGAAAGAAACGTATCCTCAACATCCAAGTAAGGACTTTATTGCATCAACCGAAAAGAAGTTGAGACAAAAGGCAAGAGGTATGAAGCGAACGAGCAGTGTAAAAAGATTATCAGCTGTCACAAGCAGTATTTTACTTTTCGCAATCGTATTATCCTATATGCTTTTCTTTATAGAGGACAAGTCAATTACAACTATGTTTAGTCATGCTGGCAATGGATCGTCCGCCACTGCCATTGATGACAAAAATCCAGTAGTGTTTATTTACCACACACATAATCACGAATCATATTTGCCAGAACATAATATCACACAATTTGGCGAACCATTTAGCCCAACTAAAAATGTCACTTTAGTCGGAAAGGCTTTAAGTGAGGCTCTAAAGGAAAACAATATTAACAGTGTGTACAGTGAGACCGATATTTTCGAAATGCTACAGGAACAAAATTTAACTTTCAATGACGCCTATACCATTTCGAGGGAAGTTGTACAGGATGCCGTAAATAAATATAACAGCATTAAAATGGTTTTCGATATACACAGAGATTCCGAAAAAAGAACAACAACCACAATCAAGATTGACGGAATCAATTATGCAAGAATCGGGTTTGTTGTATCAAAGACAAGCGATAATTATGAAAAAAACAAAGCATTTGCCAACCGCATTCATGAAAAATTAGAGCAACTGTATCCTGGATTATCAAAAGGTGTTAGTGAAAAAGGTGTGAATCCTCGAAACACATATAATCAAGATGTCTATGATCAAGCCGCCTTGTTAAACATTGGTGGTGTTGAAAATACATTAGAGGAATCTTATAGAACTACTAATGCTTTAGCAAAAGCTATTAAGGAAATAATTCAGGAATTAAAAGAATAAAATTATGTTTGGGTAATCTTTGTCCCATAAAAATATAATGAGTTGTTGATCGACAAAGTTCAACAGCTCTTTTTACAGTTAGATACAATTTAAGTAGTTATTATAATTATCAAACAATCTTTGAAAATAAATTAATTTAGACTTCGAAAATTATGTAATAATAAGTAAAAAAGGAAGTGACTTGCTGTGGAAAAAAATTCGAAAAATCGATGGGATGACAGTCATCGTCCGTGGGCTCTACCGAATTTACCTTGGACGATGAAACAGACATGGAGCGATCTTTTATTTGCCCATTATCCAATTAAATTTGAAGCATTACGAAAGTTAGTACCTGAAGAACTGCCTTTGGATTCATATAATGATATGTGCTGGATTGGGGTTGTGCCGTTTCGTATGTCGGGAGTTAGGCTACGAGGATTGCCACCTATTCCGGGAACAGACCAATTTCCGGAGCTGAATGTACGGACCTATGTAGTGCTAAATGGTAAGCCTGGCGTGTACTTTTTTAGTTTGGATGCTGCCAACTGGCTTGCTGTACAGGGAGCTAAAACTCTCTATCATTTACCATATTGGTACTCTGAAATGGAAATCAAAAATAGTGGAACAACAACTATTGAATTTGAAAGTAAGAGACGAAAGGACACTGAAATTGAATTAGCGTGTAGCTATAGACCGATTTCAGAACCATTTCAAGCACCTATTGGGTCTTTCGAGGAATGGTTGGTCGAGCGTTACTGCTTTTATACGTTAAATTCCTCAGGTGTACCACTACGTTGCGATATTTTACATGAGCCTTGGATATTACAAAATGCAGAAGCAGAATTTAAGCATAATTCGATACTGTCCAAGCAAGGAATTGCTGTTGAGAGTGATTTGCCTATACTGCATTTTGCAAAAAAAATAGAGGTGCGTGCTTGGCCATTGGTTCATCATTTCACGAATCGTTTTAGTATTTGAGGACAGAGATAGTTATCGCTTTAAGCTGGAAAATCTCAGGAGGGAGGAGTTTGTAATAATAGTAAATCCAATAGAATTCCATATTCGTAATTTAACCTATTCTTTAAGGTCAGCGAAACAAGAGGATGCGAAAAAATTGTCTGAAGTACGATTCCAAATCGATGGTGAAACAGAAAATATGGATAGGGAACAAGGGGAAGCGTACATAGATGAGGTTGGTTTTAAACAGTTAATTAAAGAAGACACAAAAAAATCTCATAATCTTTTTCTAGTCTGTGAAGTAAGCGGTAGTATAGTAGGCTTTTCAAGGTGTGAAGGCAATGAGTTGAAAAGAATGGCTCATAAAGTGGAGTTTGGTGTTTGTGTACTAAAGGATTTTTGGGGCTATAGCATTGGTACGAACTTGTTAAAGGAATCTATTAAATGGGCTGATGCTAACGATATTAGAAAAATGACTTTAAATGTACTCGAAACCAATGAAAAAGCCATCATGCTGTATAAAAAGTTAGGGTTTGAACAAGAAGGCGTACTAAAAAATGATAGGCTACTATCCGATGGGAATTATTATAATACAGTTGTCATGGGAAGATTTAATGAATAAATTAAACAGCAGGCTTCATGGGGAATAGAATACTACAAAATGAGGAAAGGCTTTTTGCGCATATTATACAGATGGAAAATGAAATTTCATTAATCACCAGCATTATTCCGCAAGCGGGCTATTTTGCGGAATAAATTATGCTAAACAAGGGAGATTCTAATATGGATTTAGCTTTGGAAATCGCTCTACCTCTTATAATAGTAGGTGGAATTGCTGTATTCGTAGTGAAAAGAATGGAGCGCAAACTTAAGAAAGGCACCTTGGGTAAGAAAAATTCAAAAGGTGCTCAAATTTTATTAGATAGTTTAATACCGCTGGGAATGGTAATTGGTTATGTTGTTGGGATACTCCTTAGCATATTTTCTCCAATCTCTTTACTTTCTGCAATTAGTTTAGGAGCTGGATTCGGTTTGTTATTTGGATACTTTGCTTATGAAATTTATAGCAAAAAAGAGTATATGATTCCTTTAATTCTTTCGTTAGGATCAATGGCATTCCTATATTTATTGGGGTTTATATTCGATATAGATTTTCTTGTATTTAAGATTACACCTTCAAGTACTGAAGTTGCCCTCTTACCAATCATTATTGGTTTATTAATAGCGTTTATTGGTGACAAAATAGTCGATTCTAAATCAATAAAAAGAGAAAATTAACATTTGTGATATTCATTATGGGTATTTAAAATATGGATTATTATATATAAGGAACATAAGTTTTTGTTTTATGAAGGGGAGAATGAATGATGTGGAAAGCATTAGAATGTGTTGCAATTTATACAGAAGACATTGAAAAGTCGGTAAAGTTCTATCAATCATTAGGGTTAACAAAATCTTGGGAAACATTTCAAGACGAAGAAAAACAATGGACACTGGTTGGCATGAAATTTCCTGATGGTAATTCAGAGTTAGTATTAAAGAATAACCCCAATTTGAATTTTATTGAAGCGGAAATTGTTGTTGAAGACGTTCGGGAGGCTTACAAAAGATTAAAATTAAATACTGAAGTGCAGTGGATTCGCACGCCTTTCCCTAATTCTTTAGGTGGTCATGTTGCTGTAATGCAAGCACCAGATGGAAATGTGTTTGTTTTAGTAGGTAAATAATAAGAATAAATCTGTTGAAGTGTAGTTACTTATTTACTTCGTTAAGGATTAGGGATATTTCCCACTACAATTAACGACCCAGTTTAATTTAAGATTCAAACTTAGGGGTGATAAAAGTGTCTATAAAAGGTCTTAATCATTTACTATTTTCAGTTACTGATTTAGAAGATTCAATAGAGTTTTATCATAAAGTTTTTGATGCTAAATTGTTAGTAAAGGGTAAAAAAACTGCTTACTTCGATATAAATGGTATGTGGCTTGCTCTGAACGTAGAGAAAAATATACCCCGTAATGAAATAAGCCAATCCTATACACATATTGCCTTTTCAATAGAATACTGCAAAATGAGGAAAGACTATTTGATTTTATTCGAGAGATGGAAAGTAAAGTTGCATTAATTGCCAGCATTTCTAGTTCTCCCTATCTCCTAGCTAAAGCGGGCGTGTTAAAGGGTAAAAAATATACAGTCGGATTGACGGAACAAGCACGTGAGACGTTAGGGATTTTTGAACGTGAACATTATTCGGATAATCTCGTAGTCCAAGATGGTAAATTAATTACTGCTACAGGGAGTGGGTTTATACAGTTTGGAACATTAATAGGAAAAGCATTGAACCTTTCTTTTGATGAAAGATGGTACCAAGGTTAAATGCTGGTGGAAAAATCCTTTATAGAAAGGTGAGTTTATGAGCATAGGTAGAGAGTATTTGAGAACAGTTCTTCAACGCTTTACAGAAGCAAAAATAACGGCCGAAAAAGCAATTGAGCAATTAACGGAAAGTGAATTGTTTTGGACTCCTGATGAAGAGTCTAATAGTATTGCGATTATTATCAAACATATGAGTGGAAATATGGTTTCTCGTTGGACTGATTTTTTTACAACAGATGGGGAAAAACCGGACCGTAATCGGGATGAAGAATTTGTAGGAGATTTTCATACGAAAGATCAGGTTATGGAACTGTGGAACCTTGGTTGGACTACCTTTTTAACGTCATTAAAAGACATTGACGAAGAACACCTGTTAAAAACAATTACGATCCGAAATGAGTCGCATTCAGTGATAGAAGCAATTGAACGTCAAATGTACCATTATTCTTATCATATTGGGCAAATCATTTATATAGCCAAACATTTAAAATCAAGTAATTGGCAATCATTAACGATTCCTAAGAAATCCAAGAAGGACAATGTAACTAAATCCGGACTGTAAGCGTAACTAGATAAGCTTCTGTCCAAAATTCTAATTTATAGCCGTCGTTTACTAAACTTTGCTTTATTCATCATTCGATAATTTCGCATACTAATATATAGGTTCCATCCAAAATAGTAACTCAGTTTTTTTGTTCAAGTTCTTCTCCTAAAATTTTCGCTATTTTCTCAATGAGGTGATGCCAATTTAAGTTCTCTCTTGCAAAGTTTTGAATTTCCTCACATGTTACTTTAAGCAATTCTTCCTGTTCTGACACTTCTTTAAGTGACTCAGTAAAGAAGGGCCAATTGTATATAGGATGGATTCTTCCCCATCTTTGATTTTTCGTAATATCAATTGCACCATCTATATCCGTCAACATGAGATAACATCCGTTTTTTGCAGCTTCCGCTAATACGTGGGCATGACATTCAACCTTTGATGTAAGACAAAATATTTTAGCTTGTCGATATTCGGCCTCTAATTTAAGCTTGTCAAAGATAGGTCCTAAAATTTTAACCTGATTCGAATACGGACTAGCAGAAACAACATCTATTAACTGTTTTTTAAATTCATCTGACATGGCACCAACTAAACGAAGCTCCCAATCCGGAAGCCTGGCATTCAAAAAAGCATGTACGGTCATCATTACTTGTTTATCCGGTGAATCCAATCGACCGACAGTTAAAATTATATTTTTCTTTTCATCATAAGACACCGCTTCTGTTGGGGAAAAATCATAATACCCATTTGGAATATGGTGAATTTTCCTTTGATATTTTTCCTCAAGTATTTTTACAATGGGTGTACATTCTGCTGATACAAAATCACAATGCTGAAATAGGTGATTTAAATAATTGGGTGAATCTACTAAACGATTTAACCAATAGCGGTTCATATCCAATTTTAAATACGTTTTTCCATTTGGGTTGTTCTTTTTGTATGTCTCTAATAGTTGCAAATAAGAAGGATAAGCCCCAAAGGCAAAGGTAATATCGATTTCGTTCGCATGGTCTTGTAAATATTGATTCATATTTATTTCATAATTATCCTGAAAAGCGATAAATTCAAAATTGATACTTGGAAAAGTTTCCTTTAACTTTTCTTGATTTATTTCCGTCGTAATTAGAACATCATAGCCTAAATAATCCCCTAACAAGATAGGAATTAAGCAAATATCTTTAAAAATATATTGATCACCTAATGTATGCCCATCCATACTGAGTAACGCAATTTTTTTCATGAAATTTCCCCTCCATAGTATTTTCTGTCCCCTTACAATATGATAGTTTTCATGTACAAATTAGGTTCCATTCTTACACATTTTCCCTATATATGTCCCAACCAATCTTACTTCCTATACATATATATAGTACGGGAGGGAAATGTAATGATTTCAATTAGTTTATGTATGATTGTAAAAAATGAAGAAGAGGTAAT includes these proteins:
- a CDS encoding helix-turn-helix transcriptional regulator gives rise to the protein MKVINHIKEIRLKKGITQVQMAEDLQITRQTINAIEKNKYNPSLELALKLVKYFDVPIEQLFYLDEMEGK
- a CDS encoding HAAS domain-containing protein, whose protein sequence is MSGWLASIAFILAPFSILINLFIGVFRMFDLFFSLGLCGIGIFIAMGMFVATKALTKGFIRYLKFNITFVKGGLKHG
- a CDS encoding DUF4097 family beta strand repeat-containing protein, with the translated sequence MGKKLSILALLLLLIGGIGSFITFSQTNQEETTTEKTVSSDMVKEVYIQTDNATVEVLPTSDSEIKVEHVTKGVDVSKLDFNAEVKGNKLTIRLKERNSSFSIDFNIQSSHLYVYVPQKSYSSFVVDNDNGKVKMSELNIKNLKVKTDNGRIELNKIVAENVDVKSANGKLELNDVEGNLKGSSNNGKISLTTKDLDRNIQLESDNGKITIKTDKEPTNTTFKISADNGEINILDKYQGNAVIGKGENLVDLESNNGKIEVIK
- a CDS encoding DUF2829 domain-containing protein, with product MTFEEILPCLKNGEKIIRKGWGGAELYVKYVPQTTLDGLSMNPYFVINVTGEGYTMFTPTVCDILADDWEVVTA
- a CDS encoding 3-oxoacyl-ACP reductase, with amino-acid sequence MNNRFENNVVLVTGAASGIGRAQVKAFLQEGAKVIGIDIQKSDVVEESYSHFVGSVTDQEFLEQTIAQIEQIDILCNTAGMLDGYAKSLETDEALWDRIFNVNVKGMYFVTNATLKKMLPRKQGIIINMASIAGLIAGGGGAAYTASKHAVIGYTKQLSYDYCRDGIRVNGIAPGAIETPMNAADFEGTGEMAKWVAEQTPAKRWAKPEEVANLTLFLASEASDYMHATIMPIDGGWMNK
- a CDS encoding QueT transporter family protein — encoded protein: MATSVSTSRVSVHETAKVAIIASLYVAVTLVLAVISFGAVQLRLSEMFNYLALFHKRYIMAVTLGVVIANFLSPMWWVDVPVGGIATFIALMICRMLTKNMKSLVWKLIVTGIIFTASMFTVAAQITIIFNAPFWPTYGMVAVGEAFSMLVGGITIYLLQKKIDFTK
- a CDS encoding ZIP family metal transporter, producing the protein MQYLPIILSSLCTGLGAIPVLLIKNVSHKGKDTLLAYTAGIMVAASAYGLIPSALKLSNITVLVIGILIGTFVLTLLESIIPHVDLEHSRKPATNSRAIVLFLVAMSLHNLPEGLSVGISNVRNGQELGVLVAIAIGLQNVPDGFLVALFLVTQNVKRSKAIFLATLTGIIEMCAGLIGILFGESFEYIVPYGLAFAAGSMLFVVYKELIPESHGDGNERAATIAFIFGFLTMVILTDWFR
- a CDS encoding SAM-dependent methyltransferase; the protein is MQYSIQPVAYVNNNRKEIADDNWGSILSTIELAENINTSSLKGINEFSHLEIIFYFDKVSDHQIQYEARHPRNNQAYPEVGIFVQRGKNRPNKLGVTMVELVDVKERALIVKGLDAIDGTPIIDMKPVMKEFLPKGEVRQPNWSISLMENYWGD
- a CDS encoding RNA polymerase sigma factor, giving the protein MIDRKDLESSIVEIYHKHYLDVFRFLICFSGNQNDAEDLTQEVFIRVLKNLPNFKEGNNLKTWIFSIAKHVAVDHYRKKKFTAVFKEGFFTQLESKDKKPDEEVEISEMEQMVHAAISKLKPKYRAVVILRGINECSIKETSEILQCSESKVKVDYHRALKDLKGKLNIGVEGVLTNVK
- the spoIIP gene encoding stage II sporulation protein P; protein product: MLNEKELFQMMKETYPQHPSKDFIASTEKKLRQKARGMKRTSSVKRLSAVTSSILLFAIVLSYMLFFIEDKSITTMFSHAGNGSSATAIDDKNPVVFIYHTHNHESYLPEHNITQFGEPFSPTKNVTLVGKALSEALKENNINSVYSETDIFEMLQEQNLTFNDAYTISREVVQDAVNKYNSIKMVFDIHRDSEKRTTTTIKIDGINYARIGFVVSKTSDNYEKNKAFANRIHEKLEQLYPGLSKGVSEKGVNPRNTYNQDVYDQAALLNIGGVENTLEESYRTTNALAKAIKEIIQELKE
- a CDS encoding YqjF family protein, whose product is MEKNSKNRWDDSHRPWALPNLPWTMKQTWSDLLFAHYPIKFEALRKLVPEELPLDSYNDMCWIGVVPFRMSGVRLRGLPPIPGTDQFPELNVRTYVVLNGKPGVYFFSLDAANWLAVQGAKTLYHLPYWYSEMEIKNSGTTTIEFESKRRKDTEIELACSYRPISEPFQAPIGSFEEWLVERYCFYTLNSSGVPLRCDILHEPWILQNAEAEFKHNSILSKQGIAVESDLPILHFAKKIEVRAWPLVHHFTNRFSI
- a CDS encoding GNAT family N-acetyltransferase, translated to MIVNPIEFHIRNLTYSLRSAKQEDAKKLSEVRFQIDGETENMDREQGEAYIDEVGFKQLIKEDTKKSHNLFLVCEVSGSIVGFSRCEGNELKRMAHKVEFGVCVLKDFWGYSIGTNLLKESIKWADANDIRKMTLNVLETNEKAIMLYKKLGFEQEGVLKNDRLLSDGNYYNTVVMGRFNE
- a CDS encoding VOC family protein, producing MWKALECVAIYTEDIEKSVKFYQSLGLTKSWETFQDEEKQWTLVGMKFPDGNSELVLKNNPNLNFIEAEIVVEDVREAYKRLKLNTEVQWIRTPFPNSLGGHVAVMQAPDGNVFVLVGK
- a CDS encoding DJ-1/PfpI family protein encodes the protein MESKVALIASISSSPYLLAKAGVLKGKKYTVGLTEQARETLGIFEREHYSDNLVVQDGKLITATGSGFIQFGTLIGKALNLSFDERWYQG
- a CDS encoding DUF1572 family protein is translated as MSIGREYLRTVLQRFTEAKITAEKAIEQLTESELFWTPDEESNSIAIIIKHMSGNMVSRWTDFFTTDGEKPDRNRDEEFVGDFHTKDQVMELWNLGWTTFLTSLKDIDEEHLLKTITIRNESHSVIEAIERQMYHYSYHIGQIIYIAKHLKSSNWQSLTIPKKSKKDNVTKSGL